In Terriglobus sp. TAA 43, a single window of DNA contains:
- a CDS encoding glycosyltransferase N-terminal domain-containing protein: MMMLLYSLGLTLALVLTAPVWGWRMLRQGRYREGLRARLGDVPARLTAFVAGRPVVWVHCVSVGETLAAVRLIAELEAALPEYAVVVSTTTPTGQRVARERFGADRVFFFPLDFAFAVRPYLRVLQPKLLVLMESELWPRVLVECERAQVPVAVVNARVSDRSLPRYMRLRMLWKPLLEKVSLLLAQSDEDVRRWRLIGAPESVVRSSGNLKFDIRVAEETPLTRLVRQHLPAAAKVLVCGSTHDGEESLLLDCWKTLTVAERVMVLAPRHPERSGAVEQLIVEHGLQAIRLTAWRMEPSPILGGAVLLVDTVGELSSLYALASVAFVGGSLIPHGGQNPLEPARLGVPVVMGGSYANFRGMVDAMQRDNAIRMVTRESLCGAIDELMTHGDDGLGERGRLFAASMIGATERTVAALLSLVQERAS; encoded by the coding sequence ATGATGATGCTTCTTTACAGCCTGGGATTGACGCTGGCGCTGGTGCTGACTGCGCCGGTGTGGGGCTGGCGCATGTTGCGGCAGGGGCGGTATCGCGAGGGTTTGCGTGCGCGGTTGGGTGATGTGCCTGCGCGGCTGACGGCTTTCGTTGCGGGCAGGCCGGTGGTTTGGGTGCACTGCGTATCCGTGGGCGAGACGCTGGCGGCGGTACGGTTGATTGCGGAGTTGGAAGCGGCGCTGCCGGAGTATGCGGTGGTTGTTTCCACGACGACGCCGACGGGGCAGCGGGTGGCTCGTGAGCGGTTTGGTGCGGACCGCGTGTTCTTCTTTCCGCTGGATTTTGCGTTTGCGGTGCGGCCGTATCTGCGGGTTCTGCAGCCGAAGCTGCTGGTGCTGATGGAGAGTGAGTTGTGGCCGCGTGTGCTGGTGGAGTGTGAGCGCGCGCAGGTGCCGGTGGCGGTGGTGAATGCTCGGGTGAGCGATCGTTCGTTGCCACGGTATATGAGGCTGCGGATGTTGTGGAAGCCGTTGCTGGAGAAGGTATCGCTGTTGCTGGCACAGAGCGATGAGGATGTTCGGCGATGGAGGCTGATTGGTGCGCCGGAGTCGGTTGTTCGCAGTTCGGGCAATCTGAAGTTTGATATCCGTGTAGCGGAGGAGACGCCGTTGACGCGGTTGGTGCGCCAGCATTTGCCTGCGGCTGCGAAGGTGCTGGTTTGCGGATCGACGCATGACGGCGAGGAATCGCTGCTGCTGGATTGCTGGAAGACGCTGACGGTGGCGGAACGTGTGATGGTTCTTGCGCCTCGGCATCCGGAACGTTCGGGCGCTGTGGAGCAGTTGATTGTGGAGCATGGGCTGCAGGCGATTCGTCTCACGGCCTGGCGGATGGAGCCTTCGCCCATTCTGGGTGGCGCTGTGCTGCTGGTGGATACGGTGGGCGAGCTTTCGTCCTTGTATGCGCTGGCTTCTGTGGCGTTTGTGGGTGGGTCGCTGATTCCACATGGTGGGCAGAATCCGTTGGAGCCTGCACGGCTGGGCGTGCCGGTGGTGATGGGCGGCAGCTACGCGAACTTTCGCGGCATGGTCGATGCCATGCAACGTGACAACGCGATCCGCATGGTCACACGCGAGTCGTTGTGCGGTGCGATCGATGAGTTGATGACGCATGGCGATGATGGCCTGGGCGAACGCGGTCGTTTGTTTGCGGCTTCGATGATTGGTGCGACGGAGCGGACGGTGGCAGCTTTGCTGTCGCTGGTGCAGGAGCGTGCTTCGTGA
- the trmFO gene encoding methylenetetrahydrofolate--tRNA-(uracil(54)-C(5))-methyltransferase (FADH(2)-oxidizing) TrmFO: MKKIKVIGGGLAGPEAALQAARFGCEVTLHEMRPHRSTEAHQTSDFAELVCSNSLKSESENTAPWLLKQEMRIAGSALLKEADACAVPAGHALAVDRVEFSRRVAERIAAEPRITVVREEVTTLDENSEDTLTILATGPLTSPALAAELQRLTGADQLAFYDSIAPVVDASTINMDRVYFKARWDKGSADYINCPFTKEEYDVFYDALIAANEVEAKEWEKLDYFEGCLPIEEIARRGRDTLRFGCMKPVGLRYPGTEITPYAVVQLRQENLRADSYNLVGFQNHIKFGDQQRILRLIPGLENAAFLRYGQIHRNTYINSPTLLNEQLQLRQHPNIFIAGQLSGVEGYTESIAGGMLAGRFAASIARGEMPEPAPRLSAHGSLVHYITHTEAKRFQPANVTFDLLLPLEEELRKKIRDKKERHRLQCERGLNAWREWLDNSTLPA, from the coding sequence GTGAAGAAAATCAAAGTTATCGGCGGAGGCCTCGCCGGCCCGGAAGCCGCCCTGCAGGCCGCACGTTTCGGCTGCGAAGTCACCCTCCACGAGATGCGCCCCCACCGCTCCACCGAAGCGCACCAGACCAGCGACTTCGCGGAACTCGTCTGCTCCAACTCACTCAAGAGCGAAAGCGAAAACACCGCGCCCTGGCTCCTCAAGCAGGAGATGCGCATCGCCGGCTCTGCACTGCTCAAAGAAGCCGACGCCTGCGCCGTCCCCGCGGGACACGCTCTCGCCGTGGACCGTGTCGAGTTCTCCCGCCGCGTCGCCGAACGCATCGCCGCCGAGCCACGCATCACCGTCGTCCGCGAAGAAGTCACCACGCTCGATGAAAACAGCGAAGACACGTTGACCATCCTCGCCACCGGCCCGCTCACCTCGCCTGCGCTCGCGGCAGAACTGCAGCGACTCACCGGCGCAGACCAGCTCGCCTTCTACGACTCCATCGCGCCCGTGGTCGACGCCAGCACCATCAACATGGACCGCGTCTACTTCAAAGCCCGGTGGGACAAAGGCTCCGCAGACTACATCAACTGCCCCTTCACCAAGGAGGAGTACGACGTCTTCTACGACGCACTCATCGCTGCGAACGAAGTCGAGGCCAAGGAATGGGAAAAGCTCGACTACTTCGAAGGCTGCCTGCCCATTGAAGAGATCGCCCGCCGCGGCCGCGACACCCTCCGCTTCGGCTGCATGAAGCCCGTAGGCCTGCGCTACCCCGGCACCGAAATCACACCCTACGCTGTCGTCCAGCTTCGCCAGGAAAACCTGCGCGCCGACAGCTACAACCTCGTCGGCTTCCAGAACCACATCAAATTCGGCGACCAGCAACGAATCCTGCGCCTCATCCCCGGCCTGGAAAACGCAGCGTTCCTGCGCTACGGCCAGATCCACCGCAACACCTACATCAACTCGCCCACGCTGCTGAACGAGCAGTTACAGCTGCGCCAGCACCCCAACATCTTCATCGCAGGCCAACTCAGCGGCGTCGAGGGCTACACCGAATCCATTGCGGGAGGCATGCTCGCAGGCCGATTCGCCGCTTCCATCGCACGCGGCGAAATGCCAGAACCCGCACCACGCCTCAGCGCCCACGGATCGTTAGTTCACTACATTACCCACACTGAGGCCAAGCGCTTCCAGCCAGCCAACGTCACGTTTGACCTCCTGCTGCCGCTCGAAGAAGAACTCCGCAAGAAGATCCGCGACAAGAAAGAGCGCCATCGCCTCCAGTGCGAACGCGGCCTCAACGCCTGGCGCGAATGGTTGGACAACTCAACACTGCCTGCATGA
- the lpxK gene encoding tetraacyldisaccharide 4'-kinase, translating to MKRPWLLPLVPLWAVGAAWKNRAFDRGSVKVEQLELPVISVGSLSAGGAGKTPFVIALGEALRRSGIGFDVLSRGYGRTVDAQAAKRVVGTGSAEEFGDEPLMIARRLGRRVYVAAERAAAGRMAEREHRAQRETGPWVHLLDDGFQHRRLARAVDIVLLTQVDVQDALLPAGDLRESLKSLRRADVIVLRKEEAARLRPVVERVVASAKKKPLVWEMERGFHFVEGAPASSPLAFCGIARPDAFLESLRLSGVEPASFVALKDHQRYDDGVMQRLVETAERMKANGFVTTVKDAVKLSPAMRATLQRVGPIAVADIEVTICDEARFIPELMKLL from the coding sequence GTGAAGCGGCCCTGGTTGTTGCCTCTTGTGCCGCTTTGGGCTGTGGGTGCGGCGTGGAAGAATCGCGCGTTTGATCGTGGCTCGGTGAAGGTGGAGCAGCTTGAGTTGCCGGTGATCAGCGTGGGTAGTTTGTCCGCTGGTGGCGCGGGTAAGACGCCGTTTGTGATCGCGTTGGGTGAGGCGCTGCGTCGTAGCGGGATTGGGTTTGATGTGCTGTCGCGCGGCTACGGGCGCACGGTGGACGCGCAGGCAGCGAAGCGTGTGGTGGGGACTGGTTCAGCGGAAGAGTTTGGCGATGAGCCGCTAATGATCGCTCGCAGGCTGGGGCGCCGTGTATATGTGGCTGCGGAACGTGCTGCGGCTGGGCGCATGGCGGAACGTGAACATCGTGCGCAACGGGAGACGGGGCCGTGGGTGCATCTCCTGGACGATGGATTTCAACATCGGCGGTTGGCGCGTGCGGTGGATATTGTTTTGCTGACGCAGGTGGATGTGCAGGATGCGTTGTTGCCTGCTGGCGATTTGCGTGAGTCTTTGAAGTCATTGCGACGCGCGGATGTGATTGTGCTGCGCAAAGAGGAAGCTGCGAGGCTGCGGCCTGTTGTGGAACGTGTTGTGGCGTCCGCAAAGAAGAAGCCGCTGGTGTGGGAGATGGAGCGCGGCTTTCATTTTGTTGAGGGTGCGCCTGCTTCTTCGCCGTTAGCCTTTTGTGGCATTGCCCGGCCAGATGCGTTTCTGGAATCGTTGCGGCTTAGCGGCGTGGAGCCTGCGTCGTTCGTGGCTTTGAAAGACCATCAACGTTATGACGATGGAGTGATGCAGCGGTTGGTGGAGACAGCGGAGCGCATGAAGGCGAATGGCTTTGTGACGACGGTGAAGGATGCGGTGAAGTTGTCACCAGCGATGCGTGCCACGTTGCAGCGTGTTGGGCCAATTGCGGTGGCGGATATTGAAGTGACGATCTGCGATGAGGCGCGTTTCATTCCGGAACTGATGAAGTTGCTTTGA
- a CDS encoding glycosyltransferase family 9 protein: MSDAPNILIVRVGAMGDVLHAMPAVAALRAALPEACIGWAIEPHWSPLLRAYPGVATRGPEMPLVDRVHAVPAKEWSRHPFSFATLNSIRNLRRELRWQRYDIAIDLQGSIRSSVIARMSGARQIVGSAEPREKQAGWLYRQRVQTRKTNVVDQAAEIVSAAIKLSLQPVRAPLPVSQPSEQWCEALFRELPQHPVVLLAPTAGWGAKEWPAVRFGHLARALDERGYTVLVNASPFGPDGAAGMVVAASQGHCKAVPCTIPQLVALVQRVALVVAGDTGPLHLAATCGVPALGLFGPTDPLRTGPWGMRSKTLRHRLSQTDHRRHATVERGLAEITVHEVLEAALQLMP; this comes from the coding sequence TTGAGCGATGCTCCGAACATTCTGATTGTGCGCGTGGGCGCGATGGGCGATGTGCTGCATGCCATGCCTGCGGTTGCGGCGCTGCGTGCGGCGCTGCCGGAAGCGTGCATCGGATGGGCGATTGAGCCGCACTGGTCGCCACTGTTGCGTGCGTATCCCGGTGTGGCGACGCGGGGGCCGGAGATGCCGTTGGTGGATCGGGTGCATGCTGTTCCGGCGAAGGAGTGGTCGCGACATCCGTTTTCATTTGCCACGTTGAACAGCATTCGCAATCTGCGGCGGGAGTTGCGATGGCAGCGGTATGACATTGCGATTGATCTGCAAGGTTCGATTCGGTCGTCGGTGATTGCGCGGATGAGTGGTGCGCGGCAGATTGTGGGCAGTGCCGAACCGCGAGAGAAACAGGCGGGATGGCTGTATCGGCAACGCGTGCAGACGCGGAAGACGAATGTGGTGGACCAGGCGGCGGAGATTGTCTCTGCGGCCATAAAGTTGTCCTTACAGCCAGTGAGGGCTCCTCTGCCGGTGTCGCAGCCTTCGGAGCAGTGGTGCGAGGCATTGTTTCGCGAGTTGCCACAGCACCCGGTTGTTCTGTTGGCGCCGACGGCGGGATGGGGCGCGAAAGAGTGGCCTGCGGTGCGCTTTGGGCATCTGGCGCGTGCGTTGGATGAGCGTGGCTACACGGTGCTGGTGAATGCGTCGCCGTTTGGACCGGATGGAGCGGCGGGTATGGTGGTGGCTGCTTCGCAGGGGCATTGCAAAGCGGTGCCTTGCACCATTCCGCAGTTGGTGGCGCTGGTGCAGCGTGTGGCATTGGTGGTCGCAGGCGATACCGGGCCATTGCACCTGGCGGCGACTTGCGGCGTACCGGCATTGGGATTATTTGGGCCTACGGACCCGCTGCGCACCGGCCCGTGGGGCATGCGTTCGAAGACGCTGCGGCATCGGTTGAGCCAGACGGATCATCGTCGGCATGCGACGGTGGAGCGCGGGCTGGCAGAGATTACGGTGCACGAAGTGCTGGAGGCTGCGCTGCAACTGATGCCGTGA
- a CDS encoding DUF3108 domain-containing protein: protein MACLPALISLPAVAQKFSLPFTGDKEGVPPAQAPLMTPPVQGYVFPQHQTLTFTVDWRVFTAGRAVFQLDQAGPLMKVQASADTVGATNMIYQVIDRFQSSFNMATGCSAGFSKQTQEGRRKVNSDLVFTPGATAPAPVEGGQPVLGTQVLTERNVVRNTTKTQQGQIPACVTDALSGIFYVGSQKLTVGQDFKLPLADAVRTVAVTIKVEAREDVKTPAGTFTTIRVQPTADAGVVKNRGTITIWYSDDARHLPVQIRAKMLWGTITFHLQSVQ, encoded by the coding sequence ATGGCATGCTTGCCAGCCCTGATTTCGCTGCCTGCGGTGGCGCAGAAGTTCTCATTGCCGTTTACGGGCGACAAGGAAGGCGTGCCGCCAGCGCAGGCTCCGCTGATGACGCCTCCCGTGCAGGGCTATGTGTTTCCGCAACATCAGACGCTGACATTTACCGTGGACTGGCGCGTGTTTACCGCTGGACGCGCGGTGTTTCAACTGGATCAGGCAGGGCCGCTGATGAAGGTGCAGGCCAGCGCTGATACGGTTGGCGCGACCAACATGATCTACCAGGTGATTGATCGTTTCCAGTCGAGCTTCAACATGGCGACGGGTTGCTCTGCGGGGTTCAGCAAGCAGACGCAGGAAGGCCGCCGCAAGGTGAACAGCGACCTGGTGTTCACGCCGGGAGCCACTGCTCCTGCGCCCGTTGAGGGTGGGCAGCCGGTGTTGGGAACGCAGGTGCTGACCGAACGCAATGTGGTGAGGAACACCACGAAGACGCAGCAGGGACAGATTCCCGCGTGCGTGACAGATGCGTTGTCGGGCATTTTTTATGTGGGATCGCAGAAGCTGACGGTGGGGCAAGACTTCAAGCTGCCGTTGGCGGATGCAGTGCGCACAGTTGCCGTGACGATTAAGGTGGAGGCTCGCGAGGATGTGAAGACGCCCGCGGGTACGTTCACCACGATTCGTGTGCAGCCCACGGCGGATGCCGGCGTGGTGAAGAATCGCGGGACGATTACGATCTGGTATTCGGATGATGCGCGGCACTTGCCTGTGCAGATTCGCGCGAAGATGCTGTGGGGAACGATCACGTTCCATCTGCAATCCGTTCAGTAG
- a CDS encoding M28 family peptidase: MNLHRFKQAAVATAAVLLLSPAFAQQQGDKVDLDALAQIKHEAFENSHVMENLFWMSEVYGPRVNNSPNHMAAAEWAMKQMKEWGLQNVHLEYWPFGYGWQIKKFYGAMESPAYAAFTGFPLAWTPGTPGVINVEPIFAPIHSEEDFAKWHGKLKGKAVLIFDPAKLTLHTRADAQPSPTDEEILARAGQPRGRGPGGPGGPGGAADRDPSGRGRPGEGTQEFSPTSLALANGKNHDLRNKMNKFLHDEQPAIVLTPGYNGDGGTIFSTYGGSENPNDPVPPPMVAIGAEQYNRLVRLTQHNIAPKLTFDVQVEYQKKNQNAFNVIGEIPGTTKKDEVVMVGGHFDSWQGGTGATDNGTGSSVAMEAVRILATMHKPMARTVRVALWGGEEEGVYGSTAYVQKHFAPRTTMVKTPEYDKFDVYFNDDGGSGRFRGVSAGGSKEMGTIFQSWIEPIKDQHIVAVSGTEFRPTAAPGGTDSTPFSWIGLNGISFMQDGLEYGTRTHHSNADTYDRVQVPDVQQGSMIEAWFAYNAATRPDMLPRIPTPAPDPNATGHE, from the coding sequence ATGAATCTGCACCGTTTCAAGCAGGCCGCCGTTGCAACGGCCGCCGTGCTGCTCCTCTCTCCTGCCTTTGCGCAGCAGCAGGGCGACAAAGTGGATCTGGACGCGCTGGCGCAGATCAAGCACGAAGCCTTTGAAAACTCGCACGTTATGGAAAACCTCTTCTGGATGTCAGAGGTTTACGGTCCGCGCGTGAACAACAGCCCCAACCACATGGCTGCCGCCGAGTGGGCGATGAAGCAGATGAAGGAGTGGGGACTGCAGAACGTTCACCTGGAGTACTGGCCCTTCGGCTACGGCTGGCAGATCAAGAAGTTCTACGGCGCGATGGAAAGCCCGGCTTACGCCGCGTTTACCGGCTTCCCGCTTGCCTGGACGCCCGGAACCCCCGGCGTTATCAATGTTGAGCCGATCTTCGCGCCTATCCACTCAGAGGAAGACTTTGCCAAGTGGCACGGCAAGCTGAAGGGTAAGGCTGTGTTGATCTTCGATCCGGCCAAGCTCACACTGCATACCCGCGCCGATGCTCAGCCATCGCCCACCGACGAAGAGATCCTGGCCCGTGCAGGCCAGCCCCGTGGTCGCGGACCGGGTGGACCCGGTGGTCCTGGTGGCGCGGCTGATCGTGATCCGAGCGGTCGCGGACGTCCCGGCGAAGGCACGCAGGAGTTCTCGCCCACGTCGTTGGCGCTGGCGAATGGCAAGAACCATGACCTGCGCAACAAGATGAACAAGTTCCTGCACGATGAGCAGCCTGCCATTGTGCTGACGCCCGGCTACAACGGCGATGGCGGCACCATCTTCTCGACCTATGGTGGCTCTGAGAATCCGAACGATCCCGTCCCGCCGCCGATGGTTGCCATTGGAGCGGAGCAGTACAACCGACTCGTGCGCCTGACGCAGCACAACATCGCTCCAAAGCTCACGTTTGACGTGCAGGTGGAGTACCAGAAGAAGAACCAGAACGCGTTCAACGTGATCGGCGAAATCCCCGGCACGACGAAGAAGGACGAAGTGGTGATGGTTGGCGGCCACTTTGATAGCTGGCAGGGTGGCACCGGCGCAACGGACAATGGCACCGGTTCGTCTGTTGCGATGGAAGCCGTGCGTATTCTGGCAACCATGCACAAGCCGATGGCTCGCACTGTGCGCGTCGCCCTCTGGGGCGGTGAAGAAGAAGGCGTGTACGGCTCGACGGCATACGTGCAGAAGCACTTCGCACCTCGTACAACGATGGTGAAAACGCCTGAGTACGACAAGTTCGATGTCTACTTCAACGACGATGGCGGTTCGGGACGCTTCCGTGGCGTTTCTGCTGGTGGCAGCAAGGAGATGGGCACGATCTTCCAGTCATGGATTGAGCCCATCAAGGACCAGCACATCGTCGCCGTTTCGGGAACAGAGTTCCGTCCCACCGCCGCGCCCGGCGGCACCGACTCCACTCCGTTCTCGTGGATCGGCCTGAACGGCATCAGCTTCATGCAGGACGGCCTGGAGTACGGCACCCGCACGCACCACTCGAACGCGGACACCTACGACCGCGTACAGGTGCCGGATGTGCAGCAGGGCTCCATGATCGAAGCATGGTTCGCGTACAACGCAGCTACCCGTCCGGATATGCTGCCCCGCATCCCAACTCCGGCTCCGGACCCCAACGCTACGGGCCACGAGTAA
- a CDS encoding acetamidase/formamidase family protein has translation MKRLLPLFLLTATLLPAQQQADTANERWQLTADFYGATRYYRIDLDQHDTAHVSGTFNGTHLTGTNTDGHLKIEGTENGNHVIVDAHQDHDALTGTVTFGEIASPLICPFTAVLVKPLAKTTPQTHEFKPTTYYRQYSALNKPVLHINSGDTIHTTTVDAGGNDENDIKRIAGGNPQTGPFYIDGAQPGDTIAVHIQKLRLTRDTAGSNDPFVQSALNPSLAIRTRDNHSSIKWRLDRVHMTASPDSGSAALKDLNVPLHPMLGCVAVAVGPGDAPPPTGDSGYYGGNMDFNEIGEGATVYLPVINPGALLYFGDGHALQGDGELNGNALETSMDVTVTVDLIQNQRTGFPRIETPTQFIALGYSGYLDDAIKDANDNMASWLAKNYKLNPSELGQFLGVAAHYRVTEVADRNSGIALKIDKSLLNNLHVQQAP, from the coding sequence ATGAAGCGTCTGCTGCCGTTGTTCCTGCTTACCGCCACGCTTTTGCCCGCCCAGCAACAGGCAGATACCGCCAACGAACGCTGGCAACTCACCGCGGACTTCTACGGTGCCACGCGCTACTACCGGATTGATCTTGACCAGCACGATACCGCGCACGTCTCAGGTACTTTTAACGGCACGCATCTCACTGGCACCAACACGGACGGCCACCTCAAAATCGAGGGTACGGAAAACGGGAACCACGTCATCGTGGACGCGCACCAGGACCATGACGCCCTCACCGGCACGGTCACCTTTGGTGAAATTGCATCGCCCTTGATCTGCCCCTTCACCGCGGTGCTGGTGAAGCCTTTGGCCAAGACCACGCCGCAAACGCACGAGTTCAAACCCACCACGTACTATCGCCAATACTCAGCGCTGAACAAACCGGTACTGCACATCAACTCCGGCGACACCATTCACACCACTACCGTTGACGCGGGCGGCAACGATGAAAACGACATCAAGCGCATTGCAGGTGGCAATCCGCAAACGGGGCCGTTCTACATTGACGGCGCACAGCCCGGTGACACGATCGCCGTACACATTCAGAAGCTTCGCCTCACGCGCGACACGGCGGGTTCCAACGATCCCTTCGTGCAGTCTGCGCTTAATCCATCGCTCGCTATTCGCACGCGCGACAACCACAGCAGCATCAAGTGGAGGCTTGACCGCGTACACATGACGGCATCACCGGACTCCGGAAGCGCCGCATTGAAAGACCTGAATGTCCCGTTGCATCCCATGCTCGGCTGCGTGGCTGTAGCCGTAGGTCCCGGCGACGCACCGCCGCCCACCGGCGACTCTGGATACTACGGCGGCAACATGGACTTCAATGAAATCGGCGAGGGCGCTACCGTGTACCTGCCCGTCATCAATCCTGGTGCGCTGCTGTACTTCGGCGACGGCCACGCACTGCAAGGAGATGGGGAACTCAATGGCAATGCGCTGGAAACATCCATGGATGTGACCGTCACCGTCGACCTGATCCAGAATCAACGAACCGGCTTCCCGCGCATTGAAACTCCGACGCAGTTCATCGCGCTGGGCTACTCCGGCTATCTTGACGATGCCATCAAAGACGCCAATGACAACATGGCTTCCTGGCTGGCGAAGAACTACAAGCTGAACCCCAGCGAGCTGGGCCAGTTCCTCGGTGTTGCGGCGCACTACCGCGTTACAGAGGTGGCTGACCGCAACTCAGGGATTGCCTTGAAGATCGACAAGTCCTTACTAAACAACCTGCATGTTCAACAAGCTCCGTAG
- a CDS encoding aldo/keto reductase, with translation MTKRTLGSTGIEVSPIMLGGNVFGWTIDEKQSFAVLDRFVERGYNFVDTADMYSNWIPGNKGGESETIIGNWFKKTGKRESVVLATKLGNPMGEGKKGLSAAYMKEAVEASLTRLQTDYIDLYQAHIDDAETSLQETLRAFDDLVKEGKVRAIGASNYSGDRLRQAEEMSRREGIARYQTLQPHYNLYHRAEYEHDLAPVVAEFSLGVVPYFALASGFLSGKYKTAADAEKAKRAGMLGKYFDDRGMKILAALAKVSKETGAKQASIALAWLLSRPNILAPIASATSTEQLEDLFAAPELELTAAQLKELSEASAY, from the coding sequence ATGACCAAACGCACCCTTGGAAGCACTGGAATAGAGGTCTCGCCTATCATGCTGGGCGGGAATGTCTTCGGCTGGACCATCGATGAGAAGCAATCGTTTGCGGTGCTGGATCGCTTTGTGGAACGCGGGTACAACTTCGTGGATACGGCGGACATGTACTCGAACTGGATTCCGGGCAACAAGGGCGGTGAGAGCGAAACCATCATTGGCAACTGGTTCAAGAAGACAGGCAAGCGCGAGAGCGTCGTGCTCGCAACAAAACTCGGCAACCCTATGGGTGAAGGCAAAAAGGGACTCAGCGCCGCGTACATGAAGGAAGCCGTCGAGGCTTCCTTGACGCGGTTGCAGACCGACTACATCGACCTGTATCAAGCCCACATTGATGACGCGGAGACATCCTTGCAGGAGACGCTGCGTGCCTTCGATGACCTCGTGAAGGAAGGCAAAGTCCGCGCGATTGGCGCATCGAACTATTCCGGTGATCGCCTGCGTCAGGCCGAGGAGATGTCACGGCGCGAGGGCATCGCGCGCTACCAGACGCTGCAACCGCATTACAACCTGTATCACCGCGCGGAGTATGAACACGATCTCGCACCGGTGGTGGCAGAGTTCAGTCTTGGCGTGGTCCCGTACTTTGCGCTTGCCTCGGGCTTCCTAAGCGGCAAGTACAAGACCGCAGCCGATGCGGAGAAGGCCAAGCGCGCAGGCATGCTGGGCAAGTACTTCGACGATCGCGGCATGAAGATTCTCGCGGCGCTCGCAAAGGTCAGCAAGGAGACAGGCGCGAAACAAGCATCGATTGCCTTGGCCTGGTTACTCTCCCGCCCAAACATCCTGGCGCCCATTGCCAGCGCCACCTCGACCGAGCAACTGGAAGATCTGTTCGCCGCGCCCGAATTGGAACTAACGGCGGCGCAGTTGAAGGAACTGAGCGAAGCTTCGGCTTACTAG
- a CDS encoding GNAT family N-acetyltransferase has protein sequence MPNDLILRDAVPTDAPAILALIRDLAIYEKEPHAVIATEEDILRDGFGPEPYFRCLMAEWQGQTAGFALYFFQYSTWEGRPALYLEDLFVRESFRKRGIGAALFQRLAQIALERNCTRFQWECLDWNQPALDFYEASGAKVLREWLNLRVTGEELKRLAGTSAQ, from the coding sequence ATGCCAAACGACCTGATCCTCCGCGACGCCGTCCCCACCGACGCACCCGCCATCCTCGCCCTCATCCGCGACCTGGCCATCTACGAAAAAGAACCACACGCCGTCATCGCCACGGAAGAGGACATTCTCCGCGACGGCTTCGGCCCCGAACCATACTTCCGTTGCCTCATGGCCGAATGGCAGGGCCAGACCGCAGGCTTCGCGCTCTATTTCTTCCAATACTCCACATGGGAGGGCCGCCCGGCGCTCTACCTGGAAGACCTCTTCGTCCGCGAATCCTTCCGCAAACGCGGCATTGGCGCAGCACTGTTTCAGCGCCTCGCACAAATTGCGCTGGAACGAAACTGCACCCGCTTCCAATGGGAATGTCTCGACTGGAACCAGCCCGCACTCGACTTCTACGAAGCCAGCGGCGCCAAAGTCCTGCGCGAATGGCTAAACCTGCGCGTGACCGGCGAGGAGCTCAAAAGGCTCGCCGGTACATCCGCTCAGTAG
- a CDS encoding isoprenylcysteine carboxylmethyltransferase family protein produces MAVEMGKGERLVRRIRVPLGFVFAALFLWLARPSFLSLVLSLLLVVPGLWLRGYAAGYVKKNAELTQTGPYAYTRNPLYLGSVMAAFGFAFASRRWELVVLLALLFLVIYGPVILSEERFLRGHFADFDAYAARVPRLLPRFTAAPAPAGQTSAGFDVERYKKHREYNSVMGAAGIYATLLVLMWVRAHWGVQ; encoded by the coding sequence ATGGCAGTGGAGATGGGCAAGGGCGAGCGGTTGGTGCGGAGGATTCGAGTTCCTCTGGGATTTGTCTTTGCAGCGTTGTTTTTGTGGTTGGCGCGGCCTTCGTTTTTGTCGCTGGTGCTGAGTTTGTTGCTGGTGGTTCCGGGGCTGTGGCTGCGCGGTTATGCCGCCGGTTACGTCAAAAAGAATGCAGAGCTGACGCAGACCGGGCCGTATGCGTACACGCGCAATCCGCTGTACCTTGGTTCGGTGATGGCGGCGTTTGGATTTGCGTTTGCTTCGCGGCGATGGGAGTTGGTCGTTCTGCTGGCGCTGCTGTTCCTGGTGATCTATGGGCCTGTGATTTTGTCAGAGGAACGCTTTCTGCGCGGCCACTTTGCGGACTTTGACGCATATGCCGCGCGGGTACCTCGCTTGTTGCCGCGATTCACGGCCGCACCTGCTCCCGCGGGGCAGACTTCGGCGGGCTTCGATGTGGAGCGTTACAAGAAACATCGCGAGTACAATTCGGTGATGGGCGCGGCGGGTATCTACGCCACGCTGTTGGTATTGATGTGGGTTCGCGCGCACTGGGGCGTGCAGTAG